From a region of the Rhodococcus sp. 4CII genome:
- a CDS encoding YggS family pyridoxal phosphate-dependent enzyme, with translation MDTMSRVGEIEAALGAVRDRLDAACRDAGRDPSEVALLPVTKFFPESDARILYDLGCREFGESREQEATAKIEAFRAAVTDPSVRWHMIGHLQRNKAKAVAHWAYAIHSVDSERLVGALGRAATTALDAGERSEPLRVLLQVSLDGDPQRGGAAISDLEHLAAQVQSSPGLEYRGLMAVPPIDADPDAAFEELQSVHARLRREHPDATELSAGMTNDLEHAVRHGSTCVRVGTALLGSRPITSK, from the coding sequence GTGCGTGATCGGCTCGACGCGGCATGCAGGGACGCCGGGCGGGACCCGTCGGAGGTGGCATTGCTGCCCGTCACCAAGTTCTTCCCCGAGTCCGACGCGCGGATCCTGTACGACCTGGGCTGCCGCGAGTTCGGGGAGTCGAGGGAGCAGGAGGCCACCGCGAAGATCGAGGCGTTCCGCGCCGCCGTGACCGACCCGTCGGTGCGGTGGCACATGATCGGGCACCTGCAGCGCAACAAGGCGAAGGCCGTCGCGCACTGGGCGTATGCCATTCACTCGGTGGACAGCGAACGACTCGTCGGCGCGCTCGGCCGGGCGGCGACCACGGCACTCGACGCGGGGGAGCGGTCGGAACCTCTGCGGGTGCTCCTGCAGGTCAGTCTGGACGGTGATCCGCAGCGCGGCGGTGCGGCGATCTCCGACCTCGAACATCTTGCCGCGCAGGTCCAGTCGTCGCCGGGGCTCGAATACCGCGGGTTGATGGCGGTGCCGCCGATCGATGCCGACCCGGACGCCGCATTCGAGGAGTTGCAGAGCGTACACGCGAGGCTGCGGCGCGAACACCCGGATGCGACGGAACTCTCGGCGGGCATGACGAATGATCTCGAGCACGCTGTCCGACACGGGTCCACGTGCGTGCGTGTCGGAACCGCGCTGTTGGGTTCGAGGCCTATAACCTCGAAATAG
- a CDS encoding cell division protein SepF has product MSSLHKFKAYFGMVPLDDYEDEYLDEPEPARRPARPARDGGRDPYHDRDDRDFAEPAFSKAAYAPGRRDDLDDDFDRYDAPRHSSRVEPVAVRTARPSASGAVRGGTRGSLAVDTRAERVESRRGPLFDEGGPLSKITTLRPRDYGEARTIGERFRDGTPVIMDLVEMSNADAKRLVDFAAGLAFALRGSFDKVATKVFLLSPADIDVSAEERRRIAETGFYSQK; this is encoded by the coding sequence ATGAGCAGTCTGCACAAGTTCAAGGCTTACTTCGGCATGGTTCCCCTCGACGACTACGAGGACGAGTACCTGGACGAGCCGGAACCTGCACGCAGGCCTGCTCGACCTGCGCGCGACGGGGGACGGGATCCGTACCACGACCGTGATGACCGCGACTTCGCCGAACCGGCCTTCAGCAAGGCCGCCTACGCTCCCGGTCGCCGCGACGACCTCGACGACGACTTCGACCGCTACGACGCCCCCCGGCACTCGTCCCGGGTGGAACCGGTGGCCGTGCGTACGGCCCGGCCCAGCGCGAGCGGTGCGGTGCGCGGCGGCACCCGCGGCTCGCTGGCCGTGGACACCCGGGCCGAGCGCGTGGAGAGCCGCCGCGGACCCCTCTTCGACGAAGGTGGCCCCCTGTCCAAGATCACGACCCTTCGGCCCCGCGACTACGGCGAGGCCCGGACCATCGGCGAGCGGTTCCGCGACGGCACCCCCGTCATCATGGATCTCGTCGAGATGAGCAATGCCGACGCCAAGCGACTCGTGGATTTCGCCGCGGGCCTCGCGTTCGCGCTGCGCGGTTCGTTCGACAAGGTGGCCACGAAGGTGTTCTTGCTCTCACCCGCAGACATCGACGTGTCCGCCGAGGAGCGTCGCCGCATCGCGGAGACCGGCTTCTACAGCCAGAAGTAG
- a CDS encoding YggT family protein yields MALFSVIYLILFVFWLLLIGRIIVEFVRTFARDWRPTGVVVVVLEAIFTVTDPPVKLLRRLIPPINLGGVRLDLSIMVLLFIVFILMSIVQGQARATGLV; encoded by the coding sequence GTGGCCTTGTTCTCGGTGATCTACTTGATACTGTTTGTGTTTTGGCTGCTACTCATCGGCAGAATCATTGTCGAGTTCGTACGGACCTTCGCACGAGACTGGCGACCGACCGGCGTCGTGGTCGTTGTTCTCGAGGCGATTTTTACGGTCACCGATCCACCGGTCAAACTGCTGCGGCGGTTGATCCCCCCGATCAATCTCGGTGGGGTGCGGTTGGATCTATCCATCATGGTCTTGCTGTTCATCGTCTTCATACTGATGTCGATCGTTCAGGGACAAGCGCGAGCTACAGGTCTGGTGTGA
- a CDS encoding DivIVA domain-containing protein, protein MPLTPADVHNVAFSKPPIGKRGYNEDEVDAFLDLVEQELSRLIEENADLRQRVGELDKELADAKKAPRSGSAAPTPAPKAEPARVVEQPKAPAPAPAPAAAAAAAPAPGADAHMQAAKVLGLAQEMADRLTSDAKTESEQLLGNARTNSEQLVSDARTRSETMIADARQKSEALITDAQTRSETQLRQAKEKADALQADAEKKHTEIMATINQQRSVLEGRIEQLKTFEREYRVRLKSYLESQLEELEQRGSAVPVDGGQDSFAQGGSQSNYSQSYAKGNS, encoded by the coding sequence ATGCCGCTGACTCCCGCTGATGTGCACAATGTCGCGTTCAGCAAGCCACCGATCGGTAAGCGGGGCTACAACGAAGACGAAGTCGATGCGTTTCTCGACCTCGTCGAGCAAGAGTTGTCGCGCCTGATCGAGGAGAACGCCGACCTTCGGCAGCGAGTGGGGGAGCTCGACAAGGAGCTCGCCGATGCGAAGAAGGCTCCACGCTCCGGGTCCGCAGCACCGACGCCCGCCCCGAAGGCGGAGCCGGCTCGCGTCGTCGAGCAGCCCAAGGCACCCGCGCCCGCACCGGCTCCTGCAGCCGCCGCGGCCGCAGCCCCCGCCCCGGGCGCCGACGCGCACATGCAGGCGGCCAAGGTTCTGGGTCTCGCCCAGGAGATGGCGGACCGCCTCACGAGCGACGCGAAGACCGAGTCCGAGCAGCTGCTCGGCAATGCGCGCACCAATTCCGAGCAGCTGGTCAGCGACGCCCGGACGCGTTCCGAGACCATGATCGCGGACGCTCGCCAGAAGTCGGAAGCCCTGATCACCGACGCGCAGACCCGTTCCGAGACCCAGTTGCGCCAGGCCAAGGAGAAGGCCGACGCGCTGCAGGCGGACGCGGAGAAGAAGCACACCGAGATCATGGCGACGATCAACCAGCAGCGTTCCGTTCTGGAGGGTCGTATCGAACAGCTCAAGACGTTCGAGCGTGAATACCGTGTGCGCCTGAAGTCGTACCTGGAATCACAGCTGGAAGAGCTGGAGCAGCGGGGATCCGCGGTTCCGGTGGACGGCGGTCAGGATTCGTTCGCGCAGGGTGGATCGCAGTCCAATTACAGCCAGTCCTACGCCAAGGGCAATAGCTGA